In the genome of Anaerolineales bacterium, the window TTCTACATCCGAGGATCGGACCCAACATTGTTTTCACCATCATGATCGGCCATATAACCAATATGGTTGGTTATATAACCAATTTCTTTGGTTATTGTAGGGCCAACAGGTGACGGGCGCAAGCGGCGCGTGGATGCCCAGCGGCCTCGAGCTACCCCGCCCTTCCCGAAGGACATCGGGACGATGTGCGGGCTTGGGAAGGGAGCTCCCCGGTGGACGCGGGCAGGGACCCACTGACTCAAGGTCGTTCTCGACCGCACGACGAGCGCCACCGAACGCCCAGTCAAGGGAGACCCTTCCGACTCATCCCCGAGCGCGCTCGGGCGACGGGCTCGGTGGCGTCAGGTGCGCGACGAACTGGCACCGGCCTTTCGGGACCGGGCCAGCCAACGCATCTGCGAGCGCATGCAGCAGTGGAGCGCCTTCCAGTCGGCTACCGTCGTCTCCGCCCATCTGCCGATGCGGGGCGAAGTCGACCTGCAGCCGCTGATCGTCGGGGTACCGAACTTCCTCTGGGCGATTCCGCGCCTCGCGGACGCCCCGGTCCGGCATCTCCTCTTCCATGTCTATCACCCCCAGCACCTGATCCCGCACCGCTTCGGCATGCCCGACCCCGATCCGGGCCTGCCCGTCGTCGCGCCGGAGCATCCCGACCTGATCTTCGTCCCCGGCCTGGCGTTTACGCCCCGCGGCTACCGCCTCGGCTACGGCGGCGGGTACTACGATCGCCTGCTGGCGCAGCCCGGCCACGCCCCGGCGCTGCTGCTCGACGAGATCGCTCATGAGCCCCACGACATGCCCGTGGATCCCTGGTGACCGAGGACCTCGGCGTCGTCCCCACCTTAGGTGCGGCGTGAGACCTCCGGTCGCCAACCGCTCACACCCCCCGCTGATCCGAGCTTGCGCACGACCTCCCCCGCCGAGGGCCTGAGCCTGCGGGAGCGGGCGCAGGGCCGAGGCGGGGCCCAAGCCTGAGTCGCGCGGCTCGGGGGATCGCCTGCCACTACGAAGGGCGACTTAGCCTCCTCGCCGCGGCGACGCTGGGTGACAACCACCCCGCGGCCCTGGGTGACACGCTTCGGGAGGCGAGCCAGCTTCTGCGGCGCCTGAGAGTAGGTCGTTTCACCGGTCACGGACTCCATCCTTCCACTTGTACAGACAACACGTACATTTTCCGGCTGCGCGGTCACGACTTGCATGGAGGCGAATTGGCACGGCATGCCTATAATGGAGCCATCAGTAGCGGGCTGGGCAGGCTTCACCTCGGAGGAGGCGGGATGCACTTGGGCGGGCAGGCGCCATCATGCGAAGCGAGACGCACACCCAGGCCCGAGCTGGTCCGGCCGTCAATCGAGCGCCGGGTCATCCGGGGGACAAGTTCGAGGCGTCGAGGACGCCCCCTTCCCAACAGCGACATCCTGCAGAGTTCGACCTTTATCGGTACGCGCATCGCCACGAGCACGGAAGTCCCGACCCGAATCGGGCCAGACTTGCTCGAGGTGCAGCCTCAGGACGGGCAAGGGGCGCGCGTGGAATCGGAGACCAGCCCATACTGCCCGTGATCCCGGTGATCGCAAATGCCAACGACGATACGGTCGGGCCTGGCATCGGTTCCCATGCTTCCACTGAATAGAGGCTGCTCCCGGCGACGGTGAAGGCCGGAGTCGTGAGGTGAGCTTGCCCCGCGGGCCTGGGGAGGAAGTGTCCACGGCCCTCAATCGGCGCCCGAGTAGGGGACGTCGGGGAGGAAGGCCATGTCGCAGTCCTTTGACATCCTGATCCGACAGGCCGCGCTGCGCCGCCAACCCGGCCTGCAGTTCGACCTGGGCATCGCCGGTGGGCGAATCGCCGCCATCCGCGAACGGATCGACGGATCGGGGAAGGTCGAGATCGAGGCGCATGGGAACCTGGTGACCGAATCGTTCGTCAATCCACATCTGCACCTGTGCAAGGTCTACACCCTGCAGATGATGGACGAGGACGCCCTGCGCGACTACCACAGCGCCGACATGGGCAAGGCCATGACGGCCATCGAACTTGCCGCACGCGTCAAGGAACATTACGACGAAAAGTGGATCATCCTCAACGTGCGCCGGGCAGTCGCCCAGGCGGCGCTGTACGGCTGCACGCACCTGCGGGCCTTTGCCGATGTAGACCGCAGGGCGCGCCTCGAAGGCGTGAAGGCTCTGCTGCGCGCCCGGGAGGAGTTCCGGGGGATCGTCGAAATCCAGGTGGTTGCCTTTGCCCAGGATGGAATCGTGCGCGAGCCCGGCGCCGCCGACCTGGTGCGCCAGGCGATGAAGCTGGGTGCGGATGTGGTCGGCGGCATCCCCTGGATCGAGTACACCGAGGCCGACATCGCCCAGCACGTCCACGAGTGCTTCGAGATCGCCGTCGAGTATGACAAGGACGTCTCGATGCTGGTGGACGACGCCGGTGACGCCGGCCTGCGCTCGCTGGAGGCGATGGCCCTGGAGGCCATCCGGCGCGGATGGCAGGGGAGAGCCCTGGCCCATCACGCCCGCGCCATGGCCCTGTACCCCAAGCCGTACTTCCAGAAGCTGGCGGCCCTGCTCAAGCAAGCCAAGATGGGCGTGGTCAGCGACCCACACACCGGGCCGCTGCACGCCCGCGTGCGCGAGCTGCTCGAGGAAGGGGTTCTGGTGTGCCTGGCGCAGGACGACATCTCCGACGCCTACTACCCCTTCGGACGCAACAACATGCTGGAAGTGGCGTTCCTTGCCTCCCACCTGCTGTGGATGACGACGTCGGCGGACATGGAAACGCTGTACGACATGATCACCGGGAGTGCAGCCAGCGCCATGGGGCTCGCCGATTTCGCCTTGAAGGAGGGCGCAACCGCCAACCTGGTGGTGCTCTCGGCGCCCAACGTGCTGGAAGCGCTGCGAGAGCATGCAGCCCCCTTGCAGGTGATCAGCCATGGGAAGCTGGTTGATCCCGAGAAGGTGCGGTCGATTGCAGCCACCAAGTAGCGGTCCGAGAAGACGGCGGAGCCGGGTCCGGAGGATCTAGGGTGCCCAGAACACATTTGGAGAGCGGCGCACAACCGTTGGTGGTCAGCCTCCGCGTGAACGGCCGAGAGGTGATCGCAGACGTTCCTGCCGACCTGAGTCTCATGGACTTCTTGCGGGAGCGCCTGGAACTA includes:
- a CDS encoding amidohydrolase family protein, which gives rise to MSQSFDILIRQAALRRQPGLQFDLGIAGGRIAAIRERIDGSGKVEIEAHGNLVTESFVNPHLHLCKVYTLQMMDEDALRDYHSADMGKAMTAIELAARVKEHYDEKWIILNVRRAVAQAALYGCTHLRAFADVDRRARLEGVKALLRAREEFRGIVEIQVVAFAQDGIVREPGAADLVRQAMKLGADVVGGIPWIEYTEADIAQHVHECFEIAVEYDKDVSMLVDDAGDAGLRSLEAMALEAIRRGWQGRALAHHARAMALYPKPYFQKLAALLKQAKMGVVSDPHTGPLHARVRELLEEGVLVCLAQDDISDAYYPFGRNNMLEVAFLASHLLWMTTSADMETLYDMITGSAASAMGLADFALKEGATANLVVLSAPNVLEALREHAAPLQVISHGKLVDPEKVRSIAATK
- a CDS encoding 5-formyltetrahydrofolate cyclo-ligase — its product is MRDELAPAFRDRASQRICERMQQWSAFQSATVVSAHLPMRGEVDLQPLIVGVPNFLWAIPRLADAPVRHLLFHVYHPQHLIPHRFGMPDPDPGLPVVAPEHPDLIFVPGLAFTPRGYRLGYGGGYYDRLLAQPGHAPALLLDEIAHEPHDMPVDPW